The Eurosta solidaginis isolate ZX-2024a chromosome 4, ASM4086904v1, whole genome shotgun sequence genome includes a window with the following:
- the LOC137250431 gene encoding uncharacterized protein isoform X4, whose protein sequence is MSKVVFILPSNWANNQHSCSNCISTKFLFQIVKMVIQQFKTLMLSVLKLLRRMMCCFSFGRRRKPSLSEPIEIKIVIDGAEETLPAGKQSSSWTRSQHLERDWNSWDDSPRTVTEHIDQYRQRLAKPPTPPPAEREPDFFTELAPVIKPQLKYYLGDDNAKTDFSRLEAKTDVPIALNADLEDWVDDSIDGGWEELDTEQTKQLIREKRREMRQQRQHNIKQPIMDRHIWDRVHNMSVHSIGGHGMSDMMNG, encoded by the exons ATGTCAAAAGTTGTTTTTATTCTGCCGTCAAATTGGGCCAATAACCAGCACAGCTGCTCTAATTGCATTTCAACAAagtttttatttcaaattgtAAAAATGGTAATACAACAATTTAAGACGTTAATGCTAAGCGTTTTAAAGTTGCTGAGACGAATGATGTGCTGTTTTTCATTTGGGCGGCGGCGTAAACCAAGCTTATCAGAGCCAATAGAAATAAAAATCGTTATAGATGGGGCTGAAGAGACGTTGCCGGCGGGTAAACAATCATCCAGTTGGACACGTTCAcagcat TTGGAAAGAGATTGGAATTCTTGGGATGACAGCCCTCGAACTGTTACGGAGCATATAGATCAATATCGGCAACGGCTAGCTAAACCACCAACGCCACCACCAGCGGAACGAGAACCGGATTTCTTTACT GAACTAGCACCTGTCATAAAACCTCAACTAAAATATTACTTAGGTGACGATAATGCTAAGACAGATTTTTCAAGATTAGAAGCTAAAACCGATGTGCCAATAGCATTGAAT GCTGACCTTGAAGATTGGGTAGACGACTCAATTGATGGTGGCTGGGAAGAGCTTGACACTGAACAAACAAAGCAATTGATACGTGAGAAACGACGTGAAATGCGACAACAACGCCAACACAATATAAAACAGCCGATAATGGATCGTCACATATGGGACCGGGTGCACAACATGAGCGTACATAGTATTGGTGGACATGGGATGAGCGACATGATGAATGG CTAA
- the LOC137250431 gene encoding uncharacterized protein isoform X3, protein MSKVVFILPSNWANNQHSCSNCISTKFLFQIVKMVIQQFKTLMLSVLKLLRRMMCCFSFGRRRKPSLSEPIEIKIVIDGAEETLPAGKQSSSWTRSQHLERDWNSWDDSPRTVTEHIDQYRQRLAKPPTPPPAEREPDFFTELAPVIKPQLKYYLGDDNAKTDFSRLEAKTDVPIALNADLEDWVDDSIDGGWEELDTEQTKQLIREKRREMRQQRQHNIKQPIMDRHIWDRVHNMSVHSIGGHGMSDMMNGFVVNTQKY, encoded by the exons ATGTCAAAAGTTGTTTTTATTCTGCCGTCAAATTGGGCCAATAACCAGCACAGCTGCTCTAATTGCATTTCAACAAagtttttatttcaaattgtAAAAATGGTAATACAACAATTTAAGACGTTAATGCTAAGCGTTTTAAAGTTGCTGAGACGAATGATGTGCTGTTTTTCATTTGGGCGGCGGCGTAAACCAAGCTTATCAGAGCCAATAGAAATAAAAATCGTTATAGATGGGGCTGAAGAGACGTTGCCGGCGGGTAAACAATCATCCAGTTGGACACGTTCAcagcat TTGGAAAGAGATTGGAATTCTTGGGATGACAGCCCTCGAACTGTTACGGAGCATATAGATCAATATCGGCAACGGCTAGCTAAACCACCAACGCCACCACCAGCGGAACGAGAACCGGATTTCTTTACT GAACTAGCACCTGTCATAAAACCTCAACTAAAATATTACTTAGGTGACGATAATGCTAAGACAGATTTTTCAAGATTAGAAGCTAAAACCGATGTGCCAATAGCATTGAAT GCTGACCTTGAAGATTGGGTAGACGACTCAATTGATGGTGGCTGGGAAGAGCTTGACACTGAACAAACAAAGCAATTGATACGTGAGAAACGACGTGAAATGCGACAACAACGCCAACACAATATAAAACAGCCGATAATGGATCGTCACATATGGGACCGGGTGCACAACATGAGCGTACATAGTATTGGTGGACATGGGATGAGCGACATGATGAATGG